In Nocardioides jishulii, the DNA window CGACAACGAGCGCTCCTACACCCCGACCGTCGGTGGTCTCGCCAACGCGCTGACCACCCTGCGCACCAGCCCGCGCTACGAGCAGTTGCTCGACGTCGTGAAGCGTCGGCTCAACGCCGTGCCCGGGGTCGGGCCGGCGGCGTACGACGCGTTGCACGCCATGAAGAAGGGCATGAAGGACGCGATCGCGCCCCAGGGGCTCTTCGAGGACCTCGGCCTGAAGTACGTCGGTCCCGTCGACGGGCACGACCGTGCGGCGCTCGAGCACGCCCTCTCGGCGGCCAAGAAGTTCAACGGCCCGGTGATCGTGCACGCGCTGACCAAGAAGGGCTACGGCTACACCGCCGCCGAGGAGCACGTCGCGGACCAGTTCCACGCTCCGCGCCCGTTCGACATCCTCACCGGTGAGGAGCACCCCACCGGTCGCATCTGGACCGACCACTTCTCCGACGCCATGGTGAAGCTGGGCGAACGCCGCTCCGACGTCGTCGGCATCACCGCCGCCATGATGCACCCGGTCGGCCTCGACGCCTTCGAGCGGCGCTTCCCGAAGCGGACCTTCGACGTGGGCATCGCGGAGCAGCACGCCGTGACCTCCGCAGCCGGACTGGCGATGGGTGGTCTCCACCCCGTCTTCGCCGTCTACGCCACGTTCCTCAACCGTGCCTTCGACCAGGTCCTCATGGACGTCGCCCTGCACCAGTGCGGCGTGACCTTCGTGCTGGACCGCTCGGGCGTCACCGGTGACGACGGCGCCAGCCACAACGGCATGTGGGACATGTCGATCCTCCAGGTCGTCCCGGGCCTCCAGCTCGCGGCACCCCGTGACGCCACGCGCCTGACCGAGCTCCTCGACGAGGCCGTCGACGTCGACGACGCTCCGACGGTGGTGCGCTTCCCCAAGGGCCCGCCGCCGGCCGACATGGAGGCCGTGGGCCGCATGGGCCGCGCCGACGTCATGGTGCGTGAGGGGGACAAGGACGTCCTGATCGTCGCCGTCGGTTCGATGGTCGCCACGGCGCTCGAGGTGGCCGACCGGCTGCTCGCCCAGGGCATCGGCGTCACGGTGGTCGACCCCCGGTGGGTGAAGCCGGTCGACCCCGCGATCGTCGCCGCTGCCGGCGAGCACCGCCTCGTCGTCAGCGTCGAGGACAACGGGATCATCGGTGGGTGCGGATCGGTGCTGCTGCAGACGCTCAACGAGGCCGGGGTCACCACCCCGGTACGGCTGCACGGCATCCCGCAGCAGTTCCTGGACCACGCCAAACGTCCGGTGATCCTCACCCGCTGTGGGCTGGACGCCCAGTCGCTCGCCCGCTCGATCGTCGAGGACATCACGGCCACCGAGGCCGGGCAGCCACTCGTCGACGTCACCCAGAGCGCATGAGGACGCGCTCGACCTCATGAGCCTCCTGCTCAACAGCCTCCTGCGCACCAAGAGCGTCGAGCAGTCGATCGCCGAGACCGACGAGCCCGAGCACCGGCTGAAGAAGAGCCTCAGCGCCCTCGACCTGACGGTCTTCGGCGTGGGCGTCATCGTCGGCGCCGGGATCTTCGTCTACACCGGCACGGTGGCGGCGCAGAACTCCGGACCGGCCATCTCCATCTCGTTCCTGGTCGCCGGTCTGGCCTGTGCGCTCGCCGCCCTCTGCTACGCGGAGTTCGCCTCGACGCTGCCCGTGGCTGGCAGCGCCTACACGTTCTCGTACGCGACCTTCGGTGAGTTCATCGCGTGGTTGATCGGCTGGGACCTCGTCCTGGAGTTCACGGTGGGCGGGGCGGCCCTGGCCTCTAGCTTCTCCGGCTACTTGCAGAGCCTGCTGGCCGACACCCCCTTCGAGGTGCCCACCGCGTTGGCGTCGTCGACCCACGGGGTCGTCAACCTGCCCGCCATGCTGATCGCCCTCCTCGTGACGGCGGTGCTCGCGCGCGGGATCAAGCTGGCCAGCGTCGTCAACCAGGTGGTCACCGGCCTCAAGCTCGCCGTCGTGGCCCTGGTCATCGTGATGGGGGTGTCCTACGTCAAGGTCTCCAACTGGGTGCCGTTCGTGCCGGAGAGCAAGAGTGTGCCTGCCGGTGACGCCTCCTTCTGGAGCTCGCCGCTGATCAGCTCACTCTTCGGCCTCGAGCCCGCCGTCTACGGCTGGGCAGGCGTGATGGCCGGAGCCGCCGTGGTCTTCTTCGCCTTCCTCGGCTTCGACGTCGTGGCCACCGTGGCGGAGGAGACGCGCAACCCGCAGCGCGACGTGCCGCGGGGCATCCTCTTCTCGCTGGCGATCGTGACCGCGCTCTACGTCGCGGTGAGCCTCGTCATCACGGGCATGCAGAAGTACACCGACATCGACCCCGAGGACTCCGCGCCCCTGGCCACGGCCTTCCGGGCGGTGGGTCAGGACTGGGTCGGCACCGCGATCGCGATCGGTGCCACGATCGGGCTCACGGTGGTCACGATGACCCTGGTCATGGGGCAGACCCGCGTGGGCTTCGCCATGGCGCGTGACGGCCTGCTGCCGCGATGGCTGGCGAAGGTCCACCCCGAGTACCGCACCCCGTCGCGGATCACCCTGATCAGCGGCGCGGGCGTGGCCCTGCTCGCCGGCTTCGTGGACTTCGAGACGCTCGGCCACCTCGTCAGCATCGGCACGCTCTTCGCGTTCATCCTCGTCGCCGTGGGCGTGCTCGTGCTGCGGCGTACGCGTCCTGACCTGCAGCGCGGCTTCCGGGTGCCGGGCGTCACGGTGGTCGCGCCGCTCTCGGTGCTCCTGAGCTTCTACCTGATGCTCAACCTGGTGGGGGAGACCTGGATGAGGTTCCTGGCCTGGATGGCGATCGGCATCGTCGTCTACTTCGCCTACGGCCGTCGCCACTCCCGGTTGGGGCAGCGACTGGCGGCCGAGGCCCGCGAGGCCCGCGAGGCCGGCACGCCGGCGTCCTGACAGGCGTACGCCCCGGCCCGCGGTGCGCGGACGGGGCGTACGTGCGGTGGTCGGCTCAGCCGTCCATCGGCTCCCCGAAGGAGAGCACCAGGCCGTCGTCGAAGCTGCCGATCTGGGGCGCCGCGACCGTGCAGTCCCCGCCGACCTCGCACTCGAGGATGTCCACCGAGGCGTTCGCGTAGGGCGGGTTCATGCCGATCATCAGGTAGGTGTCGGCGTCTAGCCACCGGTAGCCCACCACGAACTCGTAACCGGGCACGGTGACGTTCTCGTGGCTGCCGGTGGCGACGTCGAAGAGGGCGAAGACGTCCGGGTCGGTCTCGCCCAGGAGACGCGTCCCGTCGTCGGAGAGGTCGAGCATGTTCCAGGCTGCGATCTCGCCGCCCTCACCGACGGTGCGCGTCACCCGGCTGACCACGTCTCCCGACTCGGGGGACGGCTGGGCGCGGTAGGCGACCAAGCCCTGCTCCACGTCGGCCAGCTCCAGGTCGCCGGTCCAGGGCATGAGCACGGTGGACTCCTGCTCCGTGGTGTCCCACTGCACGACGTCACGACCGTCGCGGGCATAGACCACCTCGTCGTCCAGGGCGTAGACGTCGACGGCGTCCGGCCCTGCGGACGCCGGCAGCGCCACCACCGAGCCCTCGGTCTGGTCGAGGAGTGCGAGCTCGGCGCCGTTGTCGGTGGGCTGTGCCCACGCCGCCCTCGGGCCGTCTGCCGTGAGGCGAGGCTCCTCGGGGTCGATGCTCCCGACCTTGAACGGCCGCTCGTCACCGGTGGCCGACCAGACGTCGCCCTTGCGGTCGGCGTAGACCACGCCCTCAGTCGTCTGGACGAAGGCGTGCACCTCGGTCGGCACGGTGAAGTCGCGACCCGCGACGTGGAAGGAAGTGCCGACAGCGTAGGCAGGGCTGCGGTCGGCGAAGGCGCCGGCGAAGGAGAACTGTGACCCTGGCGTGCGTCCCGGGCCGTTGCCGGGGCCGAGCTGCGGAAGAGCGACGGCTCCCAGCAGCACGGCCGCGGTGGCGGTGGCCATCCCCGCCCCGGCCAGGGCGCGTCGACGACGTACGAGGCGCTCACCGGTCGAGACCACGGCGTCGAGGTCGACGACGGGCGGCGACAGTCGGTCGGCACGGTCGTGCATGAGGTCGGACAGTCGAGGGGCCATCAGAGTGTCTCCATCAGGACGGGAAGTTCGAGCTCGGGGGAGTGGCCCTGCTCGGCGAGCACGGACCGGAGGCGGCGCAGGCCGGCGGAGACCTGGCTCTTGACGGTGCCGACGGCGCAACCCATGACCTCGGCAGTGGCGGCCTCGGAGAGGTCGTCGTAGAAGCGGCAGACGATCGCGGCGCGCTGCCTCGGCGGCAGTTCCTGGAGCGCCCGCCAGAGCCAGTCGCGCTCGGTGACGGCCGCCTCGTGCCCGTCGCCGGCCGTGTCGGGGAGGGTCTCGGCCGGACGCTCGGAGCTCCACGCCCGCTTGCGGTACCAGGAGATCGCCGTGGTGGTGATCGCCTTGCGGGCGTACGCCTCGACCCGGCTGCGGTCGCGCAACCGCGGCCATGCCACGTACGTCTTGGTGAGGGCCTCCTGGAGGAGGTCCTGCGCCAGCCCGCGTTCACCGACCATCAGGTAGGCGGTGCGGTGGAGCGCCGGGGAGCGGTGGGCGACGAACTCGGCGAACTCATCGATGTCGCGCGAGGGCATGGCCACCTCCTGCGCTGCTCGGGTGCCCGGTCGGGGCCATGGGTGTCTTCACGTCCCTACCGACGTGATGGGACGTCGATCAGGTTCGGAGGACTGGGCAGAATCTTTGCGCGTCCAACCCTGCGCCGGGCGGGAACCGGCGATCAGGGGAGGGCCCGTGGCGGAGAAATGCCACGAGGGCGCCCGGCCAACTGGCCGGACGCCCTCGCGTCGTACTGCGTGAAACTCGTACTGCGTGAACTTGTACTGCGTG includes these proteins:
- the dxs gene encoding 1-deoxy-D-xylulose-5-phosphate synthase produces the protein MGHLDSIATPRDLRGLSDDQLEELAQEIRQLLVSTCAVTGGHLGPNLGVVELTLAIHRTFDSPRDRIVLDTGHQSYVHKMLTGRAGDFATLRQEGGLSGYPSRAESEHDIVENSHASTALSYADGLAKAYAIKGEDRHVVAVIGDGALTGGMAWEALNNIAVAQDSRLVIVVNDNERSYTPTVGGLANALTTLRTSPRYEQLLDVVKRRLNAVPGVGPAAYDALHAMKKGMKDAIAPQGLFEDLGLKYVGPVDGHDRAALEHALSAAKKFNGPVIVHALTKKGYGYTAAEEHVADQFHAPRPFDILTGEEHPTGRIWTDHFSDAMVKLGERRSDVVGITAAMMHPVGLDAFERRFPKRTFDVGIAEQHAVTSAAGLAMGGLHPVFAVYATFLNRAFDQVLMDVALHQCGVTFVLDRSGVTGDDGASHNGMWDMSILQVVPGLQLAAPRDATRLTELLDEAVDVDDAPTVVRFPKGPPPADMEAVGRMGRADVMVREGDKDVLIVAVGSMVATALEVADRLLAQGIGVTVVDPRWVKPVDPAIVAAAGEHRLVVSVEDNGIIGGCGSVLLQTLNEAGVTTPVRLHGIPQQFLDHAKRPVILTRCGLDAQSLARSIVEDITATEAGQPLVDVTQSA
- a CDS encoding amino acid permease, yielding MSLLLNSLLRTKSVEQSIAETDEPEHRLKKSLSALDLTVFGVGVIVGAGIFVYTGTVAAQNSGPAISISFLVAGLACALAALCYAEFASTLPVAGSAYTFSYATFGEFIAWLIGWDLVLEFTVGGAALASSFSGYLQSLLADTPFEVPTALASSTHGVVNLPAMLIALLVTAVLARGIKLASVVNQVVTGLKLAVVALVIVMGVSYVKVSNWVPFVPESKSVPAGDASFWSSPLISSLFGLEPAVYGWAGVMAGAAVVFFAFLGFDVVATVAEETRNPQRDVPRGILFSLAIVTALYVAVSLVITGMQKYTDIDPEDSAPLATAFRAVGQDWVGTAIAIGATIGLTVVTMTLVMGQTRVGFAMARDGLLPRWLAKVHPEYRTPSRITLISGAGVALLAGFVDFETLGHLVSIGTLFAFILVAVGVLVLRRTRPDLQRGFRVPGVTVVAPLSVLLSFYLMLNLVGETWMRFLAWMAIGIVVYFAYGRRHSRLGQRLAAEAREAREAGTPAS
- a CDS encoding SigE family RNA polymerase sigma factor, which translates into the protein MPSRDIDEFAEFVAHRSPALHRTAYLMVGERGLAQDLLQEALTKTYVAWPRLRDRSRVEAYARKAITTTAISWYRKRAWSSERPAETLPDTAGDGHEAAVTERDWLWRALQELPPRQRAAIVCRFYDDLSEAATAEVMGCAVGTVKSQVSAGLRRLRSVLAEQGHSPELELPVLMETL